The following coding sequences lie in one Arachis hypogaea cultivar Tifrunner chromosome 9, arahy.Tifrunner.gnm2.J5K5, whole genome shotgun sequence genomic window:
- the LOC114924453 gene encoding zinc finger BED domain-containing protein RICESLEEPER 2-like translates to MGSDVPCENSLLRQVSSLLRRLPAIESGKFQDDFLMSKMTENSNIEAAGMSASTQPSFPLSDVRKNRSAVWDHFDVENATEKKAKCKYCDSLIQYENGTISMGGHLRRCKQNPNNDSNKRRKTTTTPTIDERGVLNSPSASKFDQEKARRALVEMFIGEEIPFRFVESPKFRKFVHALQARFKVPSRTTLARDIGALYAEEKMKLQDFLSSNCGRVCLTTDTWTLIQNFTYMSLTAHFVDLDWKLHKKILNFCQVTSHSGEVIGATIESCLNNWNLNLVFSVTVDNASSNDVAIKYLKQRLNSWNNIILNGEFIHMRCCAHIINLIVKEGLKGIDESVLRIRSAIKYVRSSPSRASRFQKCVELEKIQYKGLPCMDVETRWNSTYQMLEVALKHHKAFELLALKDNTYIGEMNGGKGKGVPLDSNWEYAESIVPFLRVFSDATIRVSSTLYVTNDMYMKEVFAIGRFIRHSCDSVDFSTLSMAERMRVKYEKYWGNPDSVNMLLLIAIVLNPMQKIEYVNYFLDYFFGEEKGGELKSKLSKCIKLLYQQYQSSEEASEADTQDVQANNINTDLHGMGFFLQATGRKTNTRSELDRYLQEECEPYSHNFGVCI, encoded by the exons ATGGGAA GTGATGTTCCTTGTGAAAATTCACTGTTAAGACAAGTGTCAAGTCTCCTGAGAAGATTGCCTGCTATTGAATCTGGGAAATTTCAAGATGATTTCTTAATG AGCAAGATGACTGAAAACAGTAATATTGAAGCAGCAGGGATGTCCGCTAGCactcaaccatcttttccactgTCAGATGTTCGTAAGAATCGGTCAGCTGTCTGGGATCATTTTGATGTAGAGAATGCTACTGAGAAGAAGGCTAAATGCAAATATTGTGATAGCTTAATACAATATGAGAATGGAACCATCTCAATGGGTGGTCATTTGAGAAGATGCAAGCAAAATCCTAATAATGAttcgaacaaaagaagaaaaacaacaacCACACCGACTATAGATGAGCGTGGTGTTTTAAATTCACCCAGTGCTTCCAAATTTGACCAAGAGAAGGCGCGAAGGGCACTTGTGGAAATGTTTATTGGGGAAGAGATACCATTTCGCTTCGTTGAAAGCccgaaatttcgaaaatttgtgcaTGCCCTACAAGCAAGATTCAAAGTTCCTTCACGGACTACATTAGCACGTGACATTGGAGCTCTTTATGCTGAAGAGAAGATGAAGTTGCAAGATTTTCTTTCGTCAAATTGTGGTAGAGTATGTTTAACCACTGACACTTGgactttaattcaaaattttacttaTATGAGTTTGACAGCACACTTTGTTGATTTGGATtggaaattacataaaaaaatacttaatttttgtCAAGTGACAAGTCATTCAGGAGAGGTTATAGGAGCAACAATTGAATCTTGTTTAAATAATTGGAATTTGAATCTGGTCTTTAGTGTGACAGTTGATAATGCCTCCTCTAACGATGTTGCAATTAAATATCTGAAGCAGCGATTGAATTCTTGGAATAACATTATTTTGAATGGTGAATTTATTCATATGAGGTGTTGTGCACATATTATAAACTTAATTGTAAAAGAGGGGTTGAAAGGGATTGATGAATCAGTCTTGAGGATTCGTAGTGCAATAAAGTATGTTAGATCTTCTCCATCTAGAGCTAGTAGGTTTCAAAAGTGTGTTGAATTAGAAAAAATCCAATATAAAGGCTTGCCTTGCATGGATGTTGAGACTAGGTGGAACTCTACCTATCAAATGTTAGAGGTAGCTTTGAAGCATCACAAAGCATTTGAGTTGCTTGCTTTGAAAGATAATACCTATATAGGAGAGATGAATGGAGGAAAAGGGAAAGGTGTTCCTTTGGATTCAAACTGGGAGTATGCTGAGTCCATTGTACCATTTTTGCGAGTGTTCAGTGATGCCACTATACGTGTTTCTAGTACCTTATATGTTACCAATGATATGTATATGAAGGAAGTATTTGCAATTGGACGATTTATTCGTCATTCTTGTGATTCTGTTGATTTTAGTACTTTGTCAATGGCAGAAAGGATGAGGGTTAAGTATGAGAAGTATTGGGGCAATCCTGATTCGGTGAATATGTTGTTATTGATTGCTATCGTACTTAATCCAATGCAAAAGATTGAGTATGTCAATTATTTCTTGGATTACTTCtttggagaagaaaaaggaggcGAATTGAAGTCAAAGTTGTCCAAGTGCATAAAGTTACTTTATCAGCAATACCAAAGTTCTGAGGAAGCAAGTGAAGCTGATACGCAAGATGTTCAAGCCAACAACATTAATACCGATCTTCATGGCATGGGCTTTTTTCTGCAAGCAACTGGTCGCAAAACAAATACAAGATCTGAACTTGATAGATATTTACAAGAAGAATGCGAGCCATACTCCCATAA CTTTGGAGTTTGCATTTAG